One stretch of Chryseobacterium indologenes DNA includes these proteins:
- a CDS encoding DUF3276 family protein encodes MSEYKERHENEIFTKVLKAGRRTYFFDVRETKAGDYYLTITESKKNFGENGEATFEKHKIYLYKEDFKSFQEMFNESTDFIINEKGEDVISEKHDKDFKSRSYTIDSDDEV; translated from the coding sequence ATGAGTGAATACAAGGAACGCCATGAAAATGAGATTTTCACGAAGGTGTTAAAAGCAGGGAGAAGAACTTATTTCTTTGATGTGCGCGAGACGAAAGCAGGAGATTATTATCTTACAATCACTGAGAGTAAGAAAAATTTCGGAGAGAATGGGGAAGCTACATTCGAGAAGCATAAAATTTACCTTTACAAGGAAGATTTTAAGAGTTTTCAGGAGATGTTTAATGAGTCCACAGATTTCATCATTAATGAAAAGGGTGAGGATGTAATTTCAGAAAAACATGACAAAGACTTCAAAAGCAGATCTTACACAATAGATTCTGACGACGAAGTTTAA